Proteins encoded within one genomic window of Gemmatimonadales bacterium:
- a CDS encoding GNAT family N-acetyltransferase has translation MEIRALGEDDDRSQFQSGDPDLDRFLHRFAGQNQFRHYVGVTYVVAEDRRILGFATVAPGHVEVDGLPATARKKLPRYPLPVLRLARLAVDRSARGQGLGAQLLRFVCQLALRMAKDYGCVGVVVDAKPDAVGFYAKYGFIPLDAVEGQSDARPQASVMFLATRLIERALGARRRVNRP, from the coding sequence ATGGAGATTAGGGCGCTCGGCGAGGACGACGACCGTTCGCAGTTCCAATCCGGCGATCCTGACCTCGATCGGTTCCTCCACCGGTTCGCGGGACAGAACCAGTTCAGGCACTATGTCGGAGTCACGTACGTCGTGGCAGAGGATCGCCGCATCCTCGGCTTCGCGACCGTCGCTCCGGGCCACGTCGAGGTTGACGGGCTGCCGGCCACGGCCCGGAAGAAGTTGCCGCGGTACCCCCTGCCGGTGCTCCGGCTCGCGCGGCTGGCCGTCGACCGCTCGGCGCGGGGCCAGGGGCTCGGCGCCCAGCTTCTACGCTTCGTGTGCCAACTCGCCCTCCGCATGGCGAAAGACTACGGGTGCGTCGGCGTCGTCGTAGATGCCAAGCCAGACGCGGTGGGATTCTACGCGAAGTACGGCTTCATCCCCCTCGACGCGGTAGAAGGCCAGTCGGATGCTCGGCCGCAGGCGAGCGTCATGTTCCTCGCCACGCGCCTGATCGAACGCGCGCTCGGTGCGCGACGACGCGTGAATCGCCCGTGA